A region of the Sminthopsis crassicaudata isolate SCR6 chromosome 6, ASM4859323v1, whole genome shotgun sequence genome:
agcacatgtattatatataggCTTGTCCTCTTGGGAGCATTCATGGTAGGTGTTTGACTTTGCTTTGGTAACCTCCACAGTCAGTCTGATCCACCCCTGGTTTCAGATTCCATCAGTAACATCTGCCAAAAGAGCATGGCATTTTATGAATAAAACCTTTGTGTTCTTTCACTGAAGGGATGGAAGTGGGTGTGGGGGATACCTGTAGCCTAGTGCCATAGAACCATGACCCATCATGCCCAAGAACACTTTATTGAAGGGAAGATCTTTTGCTATATACTATTTTTCCAAACTTTGTGGTTAGTGTCATGTGGAACATTCCTTTTACTAAATAGGAATTTTTAGGGTTCTAGACCTCTCCCAATAAAGTACGTTTAGGTTGGTCTGTTGATTAAAATTTATTCTGAAGCAAAGGTTTTCAACCTAAGGTCTGTGAACTTTTAATCTATAAAGGGTGCGGGGGaggttgtatatatgtatatccctaaatattttatacatttcaaaacTCCCTTCCAAAAAAGgggtttctgtctgtctgtgtctgtctgtctgtctctctctctcacacacacacacacaccccagagagagagaggcagtcTATCCCAGTATCTCCCTCCTCAGAAAGCCATTCcatataataattttgttttagcTATTGACTCTGAATCCCAACTTGGGAGTCCATAATTTTCTAGGTGTGAGCCTTTCACAATGCAGATCACCATCCTTTTATAACTTTATAGAGGGCTCAGAATTGTTAGATCTGAAAGCACCATCTCTTTTAGCTAGCCTGATGAGTTTTCTCCCACACCCTTCTCCCTTCCAAACTTATCAAGGATCATacttagaaaacaaacaaacaaaaaaacagaaacaaaatagaaagctcCCTAGTCTCTTTCTCAGTATTTCTACCTTGGTTGAACTCACCAAAACTTGTGCTCTGATGGGACCATTTTTAGGAATTTAAAGTCATCTCTCCTAACACAGGATGAGCCATATGAGGAATATGAGCTCATCCCTAACTGGAACCTTGGAAAATCTCCTCTAATACAGTGCCTTTCACAATATGGACTGGAGATTCCCTAGGAGCCcacaaaatcttttttgttttattgggtttttttgtggggggggaggggagggaagaggacaAGGGATGAGGTGAGGAGTCtgtgaaatcaaaactattttcatattacTAAGATGTTATTTACTTATTCAAATAGTCCTCCCTTTTCTAACATTATATGAGTTTGGATTTTCTTCCTGTAtgtcaaccccccccccccaaaaaaaaaaattcacaacagattgaatgcagaagcagatagAAATGGGTTTtgcaaaaaaataagtaaaacagcACCACTCCtcacattattgttattgtttctgAGAGTTATTTTTCATGAAGTTTtatttatgttaatatataatgtattgtTGCTTTTAATGAATTAACAAATCAAAAGTGAATCCATTTTCATTTCTATGCAGCAAATATTGATAGATATTATATAACCTACATTTTAAAGTCATTGGGAGAGAggtctttattaatttttaaatgtataaagggGTGGGTCCTAAGGCCAACAAGTTTGAGAGCTACTGCTGTAGCATTTCTTGCCTGAAGAAATTTTGTCTCTGAAAAAAGCCTAGACTGAACTTAAGCTTCTGTGGCCCAAGGGCAGTAAATGTGCTATTTTACAATAAGTAGGATGAATCTTTAAGCAATATAGTTATAGAATCATACATTTacctagaaaagactttagaaaaagtCTCAAGGAACATTTTAAGAGATCAAATTGTGAATTCGGCTCCAAACTTTCCCAGAAGCCCTCTGGCAGGAGAAGAGATAGCCGTTAATCAACAAACTTTGAATGTGCTAAGGTGACTCGGCTAGGCATCAGTGGAATAATGTTCTAAATGCTTGTGAGCAAGTCattactcagtttccttatctgtaaatcaGAGATGATAATGCTTACATCTGGAGAGTATCTAATGTTCTAATGAAATTGTAAGGAATTAATATCATACCATGCCCCAAATCTgtgctctctaaaaaatacaagtTGAGCTTTGGAAGAAGAATTCCAAAAGTCTCTGCATAGTTCCAGAACTTTAATAACTCCAGAGGTATAAATGCTACAAATTTACAAccacaaataatttaaaatattgtttaaatgtattatatattttccatttaaatttaacAATATAGGATATCATGACAGGGGTCTGTAATTATTCATTGCATGTGGGACAGTTCCCGATGACACTTTGTCACACCAGTAGGTCAGTAAGGAGATCCTCAGCCAACACCACCTTGTTGACCAGATCCATCTCTAACAGACTTTTTCCTATAGCATCAAGTCAGAACTGTTCTAtacaaaatatgcatacatatattggatttaacatatattttaacatatttaatgtattagactacctgccatctagggcagggaatggagggaaggaggggaaattttggaacaaaagcttttgcaagggtcagtgttgaaaaattagctatgcatatgttttgtaaataaaaagctttaataaaaaatttttttaaaaacctcataCATCCAAACCTGAGTTTATGGTTAACCTAAAAGTTCAGATTAGAAATGCAATTCTTTAAGTCACTGAGCAACAACTGATGAAAATTGTTAGCATATTCAAAAATCAGCTAGAATGGCAAATGCACGACAGTGATTGGACTTTAATAGGAAacattaaagttttatataataaaCCTTTGAAATGTTAGGATTTATAAGGTTTTTAGCATTGGTTGAAaagttgttaaaattttaaattgtactaagacttttgagcattatatatacattatattatatgtgtgtcctgcatgtgcatgtgcacatacacatgtTATTTGGACCTTGTAATAACCAATCTCAGGAACTAGTTACTAACTAATGATAAATAGCATTCCTCTGGGGAGGTGACTGAATCTAGTTCTAAGAGGgagcatggcacagtggataaagcattggactTAGgctcagaaagacttggattcaaattctggttcaGAGACTTTTGTCTTCTTGATAGGTCATTCAACTTCTCTACACTTCactttacttatctgtaaaacaaggataataatagcacatatttCATGAAAGTTAGATGATATATAGAGTCATTTGTTTAAGTGTTATATACATGTCAGTTATTATAGGACTAGAATTCATAAGAATAACATTGCTAGAGAAAAGTAGCATAACATCTTTGGTTTCTCTGGGGGTTTTTTAAACTATgtttatttcttacaaaaaaaaaaaacacaaaccaaaCCTTGAAAGTCTTCCATGATAAACAAAGTGAAGTAtagtatatacaaagtaatagcaatgttctgggacgATCTGCTGTAAAGACTTTGTTATCCTTAGTAGTACAATTATCCACATCCACTCTGACTTATGATGAGGaatcctatccatactcagagaaggaactgatcaaGTCTGTATATGGAtcgaagcattctctatttctctctccatctctttatttttaacttaatttttcttgagggtttttattttcattagagtgagagatctgttttctttcacaacttgacttatGGAAATGTGGTTTTTTAATTGTGGGTGAGGATAAGGCAGAgaaactagaactcaaaaatcttaaatttaaaaattgttttgaatggaacTGGGGAAACTATTAaatgaaattagaataaaaataaataaattttgtctatttctaatttaagttttaaGGTTTTACTaagttatatatttaaatttattcttgCTCAGGTGAAAATAAAACTCAATGAATTGTGAAGTCATCCTAGATTAGAAGTTCTCCATAAAtttaaatggggcagctaggtggcgcagggaATAGagtatatgaattcaaatccagcgcTTCCTatctgtgagactctgggcaagtcacttaccagTTTGTCTTATCTATAATAAGCtcaggaaagaaatgacaaaccactctagtatctttaagAAAGAACCAGATACAACTGATTTGGACAACagcaaataaatttaaatactGATACTTCCCCTTTTTAATTAGTGATAAGAGCTAAACAGATACTGCTGTTAATTAGAGCCCATTTATACAAGTCTCTAAAATTTGCCAAGTGCAGTTACTAAGTGTCTACACTGGGATTTGAAGCCCTTCGACTTCGTGGTTCTAAATTCAGTTTTATCCACTATACTAGTTGcctcataatcttgttttttattcTAAACACCCTTGCACGGTAGGACTTAAATTTATTTGTATAgatgtgtgtattatatgtaaACAGAGACACACTTACATATATATGGTATAGACGTTTTCTCTGGCCATCCCCCTTGTTTGGattattcttcctcctttctgactttaagtcccaactaaaatcctaccctCCACAGGAAGTTTTCCCTAACCCctctaattctagtgcctttcctctgttatTTCCTATTAATCCTATATCCTGTATGTagcttgctttgcatatatttgtttgcaaaTTGTCTCCTCCAGTAgattgtcttttgtctctctttgtatccccagtgcttagcatagtgcctggtacatagtgtttaataatttattgattgattatacaCACATTGCCTGCTGTAATTGGAGTCAATAAATTACTTAAACCTTTTAGTTTATAAGACTAGTTCCTTCATCCAGAAATTCGTTTAGGAATACAAATTAGCCTTAATGGCATCTAATCCCTCCCTTCTCAATCCAGAAAATACCCTTCCACCTGCCTGTGGCTCTGGGAGCACATCAGCTTCTGTGCTGTGGGGGCAGTCAGGTGTCTCTTGACACCAAATGGGATGGGTTTGCAGAAGGAAGGGCAAGCTAAGGAGCCCTGTGTGTAACTCTGCTTTCCTTTCCTGTAGCGTGTTCCATGGGAAACGGAACGAGCAGGCTCTATGGTGCTATCGCCAAGACCCTGAACAGTTCGGCAGCCACCCAGCACCCAGATTGTTTGGTATCTCCTGACTCAGAACAGCTGGATCCCATAGATCCCAAAGAGCTGCTTGAGGAATGCAGGGCAGTCCTGCACACGCGCCCTCCCCGGTTCCAGAGGGATTTTGTGGACTTGAGGACGGATTCAACAAGTAGCCACCCATCCATTAGGGTCATGCAGTGGAACATCCTTGCTCAAGGTATGTTCAGTAACAACTGCCCACAATACACCTAAATTTACTACAGCAGGGagtaatgtttgttgaattgtatGCCACCATCCATCCACTCCTCCTCCCACCAATACATGCGCATGTActagatgtgatttttttttaagactatatATTAGATCTCTAGTACATttatccttttctaattcactgagATAACTGGAGATATAACTAGGGTCAAGCTTCAGTCTCATTGTTATGCTAAATGAAGACCATGGATTTAAATCCTGAAAATATGAAGTAGAGGGTTTAAAGAACCACTTCAAAGTCACTGGTAAATTAACCAGATAGAGAAAAAAGTTGTTATCTCTTAGGACCTAGACAAAAGAATTTAAAGGAGAAGGACCTTAGCAGAGGATCAGCCTATGTTGCCCCTTCCTTCCCCTAATAATCAGTAAGCAGTACATTCAGATCATTGAAGACAGTGGAGGCAGGCTTCTCTAGTACAGGGTGAGATGGGAAGCTTACAGTTCCTACCTCTACTTCTCACATCTAAATACCAGCTAATTTACAGTGCCAGTATCATAGATGCATTGAAGTATTagaatgcataaataaataaatttgggtaTACAGGAACTTTCAGTGTTGCCATGCATTTAAAGTGATTATAAATTAAAGCAAATGGACAGCATGCTTCTTGGAAAGGTTGTCTATAAGGGGCTGCTGTTACTTATTaaacttttttgcctttctttaaaatattagacATGATAGCCCTTCTTTGTGTCTTTAGGACAGTGCATtttccagaataaaaaaaaagtgtacatatataaatgtttgttatgtatatgtatgtatatagcacACATGTACtctatatacattcatatacacaaatacatacatttacatatgtgTGGACATGTAAATATACATGCACAACAGAAGTGATATAAAGATGTTAACAGAAATATGtgactaggaaaaaaagaaataagtaatggATCAGAGATGCACTCAAGTATTAGAATGGATACTTGCCATAAAcagatttatacatatataaatttataacatTGCCATGAAAATCagtagaataagaaataaaatttgcttTGATAATAAACTAATGTTTGGACTAGGAAAGTTCTTATCAATTTAATCCAATTGTCAATAAATAGCCAAACCCattcataattcataaaacaatactaatattattatatataatataacaatactaataaaacaaaacataatacataaaacaaaaggTAAACACTTTTGAGGTGACAATAGCATTTGAGGGTTGAAGGAAAACACAATTTGGTTATGAGAGAACAGTTTCCATGTTTTTACCCAATATTCATCCAccagatgaaagaaaatattgacCCCATTCTCATTTGGAAGAAGGTTCCAACAGATTTGGGATCTCTTCAATCTGTGATGCAGATTGTAACCTGTTCTTGCTTTCTCCTCGTGACTTGTAAGTTGATCACAGATGATCCATCCATCACGCTGCCTTTCTCACTTGTCTCTTGGCAGGTTGTCCCATACAATATTCTTGCCATACTTTTGTGGGTATCCCATATTTTTGGTCACTCATACATGTCATACATGTCTATGATGACATCTCATGACAGTAATAGTGATAGGTATGGCCACCTGCACCTGTTGCAGAGATTGTAGCATCTCTGAGCCACACAGCTTATGGGCCTGATAGCACAAGCATGGCCAGGGTAGGCCACTGGTCTTTTAAAGCCTCTGTTGCTGTAGCTGACAGTTGATTGACTTCTCTGTTTCAGCTCTTGGGGAAGGCAAAGATAACTTTGTACAGTGCCCTGTTGAGGCACTCaagtgggaagaaagaaaatgtctcATTTTAGAAGAGATCTTGGCCTACCAGCCGGACATCCTGTGCCTGCAAGAGGTGGACCACTACTTTGACACTTTCAACCCGCTCCTCAGTAGACTGGGCTACCAGGGCACCTTCTTTCCGAAACCGTGGTCGCCCTGTCTGGATGTGGAACACAACAATGGTCCTGATGGCTGTGCCTTGTTTTTTCTTCAGAATAGATTCAAGCTGGTCAACAGTACCAACATCAGGTTGACTGCCATGACTCTTAAAACTAACCAGGTGGCCATAGTGCAAACACTGGAGTGTAAGAAGACAGGGAGACTCTTTTGCATTGCTGTCACCCACCTGAAAGCTCGTACTGGCTGGGAGCGATTTCGGTCTGCACAAGGCTGTGATCTCCTCCAGAACCTGCAGAACATCACCCAGGGAGCCAAGATCCCCCTGATTGTCTGTGGGGACTTTAATGCAGAACCCACCGAGGAAGTTTACAAACACTTTGCCTCCTCTAGCCTCAACCTAAACAGTGCCTATAAACTGCTGAGTGCCGATGGACAGTCAGAACCACCGTACACAACCTGGAAGATCCGGACATCTGGGGAGTGCCGGCACACGCTGGATTATATCTGGTATTCCAAGCACGCTTTAAATGTGCAGTCAGCTCTTGGCTTACTCACTGAGGAACAGATTGGACCCAACCGGCTACCATCCTTCAATTACCCTTCCGACCACCTGTCTTTAGTGTGTGACTTCAGCTTTAATGAAAACCAGGACCAGCTTTTATAGCTTGCCTGGAGCTAAATTTTTAGTTGCAAAAGTAGGGAAATGAAAATAAGTTGGTTGAGAAAGGATTCACGTTTCTCAGCCTACCTTTCTGGCATGGCCCAAATTGGGGGGGAAAAATACAATTTCACAACTTTTTTGATTCAAGTCTCTATCAAAAAAGGTGTGTGCACCCCAGTTTTGGCTTGTGGTGTTTTCTCTCCCTTCAGTGTTAGCTTTTGATACGAAGTAAGAGAACCATGTCATTTATTTGGAACCTTTCTCCTTCCTGAGAACTTGGTGCCAATGTGGACTTGCTTGAATCTTCCCTGACTGAGGTTGGGTGTATATATAAATCAAGACAACactcctatttttatttatttatggcatTTAAAGACATTAACAGGAAAGGACTGTGCATGgccacattatttatttttttttcaacattgcatTGTAAATGGCATAAGCAAATGTTTAGAAACTTAGCATGCGAGAACCATACGAGATGTTGTAGAGCCAATGAAGGTTTCTTGGCATTCTTCTTTAGATAAGatttaaacattttctcatttagtCTGTCTGATAGAACAGTGCTGATACACAACAGGTTTAAAACAGATTGTTTGCTCCAGGGTTGTGTTTTCAAGTGGTAGAGCCATATCAAATAGGGGAACctgttcctttcttcttctgtttcATAGGAGGCACCGTCTCTCTCCTGTGTCCTTTCTAATCCGTTCCATCCAGGAACTACACATAGCCACATCCTTTCTGTTTACATGTATGTTTCATGCAAAGATGTGAGTTGATCCAAATTATTTAATcgttattttatgtattttttttatttatccatcGATTTGTTAGGTGACCTAGTCCACTCTCAGTTCACTTGAcctaagaattttataaatgacaCTGGAATTTTTCAAGAATAgggttgggttttttgggggaagggtttgtttttgtttttccaggagCTGTTTTAGTATGGTGCCTGAGAAAATCAGAGGGTCCTTCCTCTCTGTAAGGTCTGTAAGGACTTAGACATAAAAAGATGGGCAGTCGCCAAGAGTGCACAGTGAAATGTGTGATTTGACTAGAAAGACCTGGAATTCTATGCCGGGAATAAGAGTTGGTCAAAATTAATGTGTGGTCCCAAAATCAACCAAATAGAATTGTTGAACCATGGGTTGTAAATGTTCaagttatttaataaaaaattttaaaagctgagCTGCTCCTGAAATCTCAAGTctttttttagtcttaaaaatagcCATTTCAAGCAAGttagttcttttatttataatCCAGCTTTTCTACACCAGAAATATTAATTGTCCAGTCacaaaaaatatactttaaaatgggTAAAGTAGGTGATTGCtatgtatttttcttcctcatagATGCTTAGATGGTACCTTCACTATGCAAAAAATAGTATGCCCCCAAATGGGCTAATCTACGTTATTCTTGATTTGAGTCTTTATTTATACAGGCTAAATCAGAGATTCTCAAACTACGTTTATGctgcccaccaggttatggcaaatgggctgaggggcggagacagagtgtgagctttttttttttttttttactatagtccggcctccaacagtctgagggacagtgaactggccccctatttaaaaagtttgaggaccactggtctaaatAAATGTTCATAGTAAGGCTAGGTTTTAGCACATGAAAACACAAATTTAGGAGGAGGGTGGGGACAAGTTGTTCCTCACAACCTGAGGAAGAAATTGTAACTACTGTTACCATCATGGAAACAAGAAATGGATTTGTGTGACTATATTAATATTGGTGTTAAGATGCTGTTTGAAGACAATGTGAGTCAGAGGACCGGTGAGACTAAAGCTCAGGGGTGAGGTCACAGAATCAGATTTTTGAACTTGAAATAGCCTCAGGACGTTTTACAGTTCATA
Encoded here:
- the NOCT gene encoding nocturnin isoform X2 — translated: MYQSPTRFCSALLQRDVSSLRCVSSSRLRRQSLSPPASLRSQSPRSLPEVGAPPPSLRPPPPPPPHLAATKLASGPGSASSRTACSMGNGTSRLYGAIAKTLNSSAATQHPDCLVSPDSEQLDPIDPKELLEECRAVLHTRPPRFQRDFVDLRTDSTSSHPSIRVMQWNILAQALGEGKDNFVQCPVEALKWEERKCLILEEILAYQPDILCLQEVDHYFDTFNPLLSRLGYQGTFFPKPWSPCLDVEHNNGPDGCALFFLQNRFKLVNSTNIRLTAMTLKTNQVAIVQTLECKKTGRLFCIAVTHLKARTGWERFRSAQGCDLLQNLQNITQGAKIPLIVCGDFNAEPTEEVYKHFASSSLNLNSAYKLLSADGQSEPPYTTWKIRTSGECRHTLDYIWYSKHALNVQSALGLLTEEQIGPNRLPSFNYPSDHLSLVCDFSFNENQDQLL
- the NOCT gene encoding nocturnin isoform X1, which encodes MYQSPTRFCSALLQRDVSSLRCVSSSRLRRQSLSPPASLRSQSPRSLPEVGAPPPSLRPPPPPPPHLAATKLASGPGSASSRTEPVMAPWNIAREMSPAVSSCSQKEERTVFGEGRLHGRACSMGNGTSRLYGAIAKTLNSSAATQHPDCLVSPDSEQLDPIDPKELLEECRAVLHTRPPRFQRDFVDLRTDSTSSHPSIRVMQWNILAQALGEGKDNFVQCPVEALKWEERKCLILEEILAYQPDILCLQEVDHYFDTFNPLLSRLGYQGTFFPKPWSPCLDVEHNNGPDGCALFFLQNRFKLVNSTNIRLTAMTLKTNQVAIVQTLECKKTGRLFCIAVTHLKARTGWERFRSAQGCDLLQNLQNITQGAKIPLIVCGDFNAEPTEEVYKHFASSSLNLNSAYKLLSADGQSEPPYTTWKIRTSGECRHTLDYIWYSKHALNVQSALGLLTEEQIGPNRLPSFNYPSDHLSLVCDFSFNENQDQLL
- the NOCT gene encoding nocturnin isoform X3; translated protein: MAPWNIAREMSPAVSSCSQKEERTVFGEGRLHGRACSMGNGTSRLYGAIAKTLNSSAATQHPDCLVSPDSEQLDPIDPKELLEECRAVLHTRPPRFQRDFVDLRTDSTSSHPSIRVMQWNILAQALGEGKDNFVQCPVEALKWEERKCLILEEILAYQPDILCLQEVDHYFDTFNPLLSRLGYQGTFFPKPWSPCLDVEHNNGPDGCALFFLQNRFKLVNSTNIRLTAMTLKTNQVAIVQTLECKKTGRLFCIAVTHLKARTGWERFRSAQGCDLLQNLQNITQGAKIPLIVCGDFNAEPTEEVYKHFASSSLNLNSAYKLLSADGQSEPPYTTWKIRTSGECRHTLDYIWYSKHALNVQSALGLLTEEQIGPNRLPSFNYPSDHLSLVCDFSFNENQDQLL